Proteins encoded within one genomic window of Actinoplanes octamycinicus:
- a CDS encoding FtsK/SpoIIIE domain-containing protein, with amino-acid sequence MHIIYAPGGREIEVRPRSREATLADLLRAIGVPDPGVAGVDGHPVATSTPIEESGLHEGAVLDLAPAPPSGPPVPAPQEMVLVAGLAAGRAFPLPPGHWVVGRGPAAGLRLDHDTVSREHCLLTVTPPGPPAPGAAGTVTVTDLGAANGVQRNGVTVTEPVTLTGGDVLGVGAVALSLRPGGERDRPAGLDLRRHLGRGGTVSFNRPPRVAPPERPGPLTAPGEPREPAEPHFSVASTLGPLVLAVVMVAITRDIRFGLFAVLSPLIGIGTYLESRRRNRKETAEGQRTFDEGLAELESGLARAGEQERARLRSLLGDPAETLRRAALPSTRLWERRPRHDDFLLLYAGIADTPWQPEVTASTGRLPDRVRELTGRAVLRAAPVPVALGGGGIVGIAGDRAAALAVARSLLCQAAVHHGPADLTVAVLVDDGREPEWDWCKWLPHTRLPDDSGRWLSHRRETSEAMARQLAAGGALGTALVVLDSDVLTEGTRAPARDLLNQARPATPDPLSRAPAVPVAGIVLAASVDRLPAACDTVIQILDPDGDAVVRRPAEGTAVDDVLLAGLAVAEARACARDLARFDDPEVRRTGAGLPDGVRLLPMIGLAQVDATSVRERWQRADPVAITAPLGVTDRGVFTLDLIRDGPHGLIGGTTGSGKSELLRSLVAALAANADPARLTFVLMDYKGGAAFDECARLPHTVGMVTDLDEQLGERALRALEAELRHRERRLREVRCDNLVEYVRSGAAQAEPMPRLVVVIDEFATMAKELPDFLTALVGIAQRGRTLGVHLILATQRPSGAVNDNIRTNTNLRIALRVQDAADSVDVIGIREAAELSRLLPGRAYVRLGPGEVVPIQTALVTAVSGGGDDAPVAVTAFTFGAVADGGAAGPRTGNGVEQRTDLARLVDAIAEAASDLPAPRRPWPEPLGGDLDLATLPPEPGRATVALADDPDRQAQYPVGWDPAEGNLLLFGITGSGTTTTLQALALSLAVARGPDQLELYAIDYGTGDLGILEGLPHTGAVVAADDRERQVRLIRHLRAELDRRRTAPGGPRRTIIVLIDNLAAMRAEFDDIEGLTVLDTLTRLYGDGTAAGIGFAVTADRFSTVPPAWTSVTTQRWLFRLPDPYDYVQAGLGRKDVPARLPGRMVTLPEGLQAQVGRPSPGPAAMVAAVAAKYPDAVIRAARIGVLPTSVLAGDLPPPALDDEPWRLPVGIRESDLEAARLVLYEGDHALIAGPARCGKSTVLLSLAAVLRGRAHLAGTGGRRSPLRDCADLDRFAPAGGAAAALLADLRTVDGPAVLFIDDAEGFDDADGAIAGLLSAGRPELHVVVAGRADALRSLYGHWTQTIRRSKAGLLLRPNIDLDGDLLGVTLPRRAPVRLGVGRGYLIHNGEWDIVQAAVVLNDHDGGHE; translated from the coding sequence GGCGGGCCGGGCGTTCCCGTTGCCGCCGGGGCACTGGGTGGTCGGGCGAGGGCCGGCCGCCGGGCTGCGGCTCGACCACGACACCGTCTCGCGCGAGCACTGCCTGCTGACCGTCACGCCGCCCGGTCCACCGGCACCCGGAGCGGCGGGCACGGTGACCGTGACGGATCTCGGGGCGGCCAACGGCGTACAGAGAAATGGGGTGACGGTGACCGAGCCGGTCACCCTGACCGGCGGCGATGTCCTCGGGGTCGGAGCGGTGGCGCTCAGCCTGCGCCCCGGTGGCGAGCGGGACCGCCCGGCCGGCCTGGACCTGCGGCGGCACCTCGGCCGCGGCGGGACCGTGTCGTTCAACCGGCCGCCGCGCGTGGCGCCCCCGGAGCGACCGGGCCCGCTGACCGCCCCCGGCGAGCCGCGCGAGCCGGCGGAACCACACTTCAGCGTCGCCTCCACGCTCGGCCCGCTGGTTCTCGCGGTGGTCATGGTGGCGATCACCCGGGACATCCGGTTCGGCCTGTTCGCGGTGCTCTCCCCGCTGATCGGGATCGGCACCTACCTGGAGTCGCGCCGCCGCAACCGCAAGGAGACCGCCGAGGGGCAGCGGACGTTCGACGAGGGGCTGGCCGAGCTGGAGTCCGGCCTGGCCCGGGCCGGCGAGCAGGAGCGCGCCCGGCTGCGGAGCCTGCTCGGCGACCCGGCCGAGACCCTGCGCCGCGCCGCGCTGCCCAGCACCCGGCTCTGGGAGCGGCGGCCCCGGCACGACGACTTCCTGCTGCTTTACGCCGGGATCGCGGACACGCCCTGGCAGCCCGAGGTGACCGCGTCCACCGGCCGGCTGCCCGACCGGGTGCGCGAGCTGACCGGCCGGGCGGTGCTGCGCGCCGCGCCGGTCCCGGTCGCTCTGGGCGGTGGTGGCATCGTCGGGATCGCCGGCGACCGGGCCGCCGCCCTGGCCGTGGCCCGCAGCCTGCTCTGCCAGGCCGCGGTGCACCACGGTCCGGCCGACCTGACCGTCGCGGTGCTGGTCGACGACGGCCGGGAGCCGGAGTGGGACTGGTGCAAGTGGCTGCCGCACACCCGGCTGCCGGACGACTCCGGCCGCTGGCTCTCGCACCGGCGGGAGACCAGCGAGGCGATGGCCCGGCAGCTGGCGGCCGGCGGCGCGCTCGGCACCGCGCTGGTCGTGCTCGACTCCGACGTGCTCACCGAGGGCACCCGGGCGCCCGCCCGCGACCTGCTCAACCAGGCCCGGCCGGCGACGCCGGACCCGCTGTCGCGCGCCCCGGCGGTCCCGGTCGCCGGGATCGTGCTGGCGGCCAGCGTCGACCGGCTGCCGGCCGCCTGCGACACCGTCATCCAGATCCTCGACCCGGACGGCGACGCCGTGGTCCGCCGGCCCGCCGAGGGCACCGCCGTCGACGACGTGCTGCTCGCCGGCCTGGCCGTGGCCGAGGCCCGGGCCTGCGCCCGGGACCTGGCCCGCTTCGACGACCCGGAGGTGCGGCGGACCGGGGCCGGGCTGCCCGACGGCGTGCGGCTGCTCCCGATGATCGGCCTGGCCCAGGTCGACGCGACCAGCGTCCGGGAGCGCTGGCAGCGGGCCGACCCGGTGGCGATCACCGCGCCGCTCGGCGTCACCGACCGCGGCGTGTTCACCCTGGACCTGATCCGGGACGGGCCGCACGGCCTGATCGGCGGCACCACCGGCTCCGGCAAGAGCGAGCTGCTGCGCAGCCTGGTCGCCGCGCTCGCGGCGAACGCCGACCCGGCCCGGCTCACCTTCGTGCTGATGGACTACAAGGGCGGGGCCGCGTTCGACGAGTGCGCCCGGCTGCCGCACACCGTCGGCATGGTCACCGACCTGGACGAGCAGCTCGGCGAGCGGGCGCTGCGGGCCCTGGAGGCGGAGCTGCGCCACCGGGAGCGGCGGCTGCGCGAGGTGCGCTGCGACAACCTGGTGGAATACGTGCGCAGCGGCGCCGCCCAGGCCGAGCCGATGCCCCGGCTGGTCGTGGTGATCGACGAGTTCGCGACGATGGCGAAGGAGCTGCCGGACTTCCTGACCGCGCTGGTCGGGATCGCGCAGCGCGGCCGGACCCTCGGCGTGCACCTGATCCTGGCGACGCAGCGGCCGTCCGGCGCGGTCAACGACAACATCCGGACCAACACCAACCTGCGGATCGCGCTGCGGGTGCAGGACGCGGCCGACTCGGTCGACGTGATCGGGATCCGGGAGGCGGCCGAGCTGAGCCGGTTGCTGCCCGGGCGGGCCTACGTGCGGCTCGGGCCCGGTGAGGTGGTGCCGATCCAGACGGCGCTGGTCACCGCGGTGTCCGGGGGCGGCGACGACGCTCCGGTGGCGGTGACGGCGTTCACCTTCGGGGCGGTGGCCGACGGCGGGGCGGCGGGGCCGCGTACCGGGAACGGGGTGGAGCAACGCACCGACCTGGCCCGTCTCGTCGACGCGATCGCCGAGGCGGCCTCGGATCTGCCGGCGCCGCGCCGGCCCTGGCCGGAGCCGCTCGGCGGCGATCTCGACCTGGCCACCCTGCCGCCGGAGCCGGGCCGGGCCACCGTGGCGCTCGCCGACGACCCGGACCGGCAGGCGCAGTACCCGGTCGGCTGGGATCCGGCCGAGGGCAACCTGCTGTTGTTCGGGATCACCGGCAGCGGCACCACGACCACCCTGCAGGCGCTCGCGCTCAGCCTCGCCGTGGCCCGCGGGCCGGACCAGCTGGAGCTGTACGCGATCGACTACGGCACCGGTGACCTGGGGATCCTCGAGGGACTGCCGCACACCGGCGCGGTGGTGGCGGCCGACGACCGGGAACGGCAGGTGCGGCTGATCCGGCACCTGCGCGCCGAGCTGGACCGGCGGCGGACCGCGCCGGGCGGGCCGCGCCGCACGATCATCGTGCTGATCGACAACCTGGCGGCGATGCGCGCCGAGTTCGACGACATCGAGGGCCTCACCGTGCTGGACACGCTGACCAGGCTCTACGGCGACGGGACGGCGGCCGGGATCGGATTCGCGGTGACCGCCGACCGGTTCAGCACGGTGCCACCGGCCTGGACCTCGGTGACCACCCAACGGTGGCTGTTCCGGCTGCCGGACCCCTACGACTACGTGCAGGCCGGGCTCGGCCGCAAGGATGTGCCGGCCCGGCTCCCGGGCCGGATGGTCACCCTGCCCGAAGGGCTGCAGGCGCAGGTGGGACGGCCCTCGCCGGGGCCGGCCGCGATGGTCGCGGCGGTGGCCGCGAAATATCCGGACGCGGTGATCCGGGCCGCCCGGATCGGCGTGCTGCCGACCTCGGTGCTCGCCGGCGACCTGCCACCCCCGGCGCTCGACGACGAGCCGTGGCGGCTGCCGGTCGGCATCCGCGAGTCCGACCTGGAGGCCGCCCGGCTGGTCCTCTACGAGGGGGACCACGCGCTGATCGCCGGCCCGGCCCGGTGCGGGAAGAGCACGGTGCTGCTCAGCCTGGCGGCGGTGCTGCGCGGGCGGGCCCACCTGGCCGGGACCGGCGGGCGGCGGTCGCCGCTGCGCGACTGCGCCGACCTGGACCGGTTCGCGCCGGCCGGGGGAGCGGCCGCGGCGCTGCTCGCCGACCTGCGGACGGTCGACGGGCCGGCGGTGCTGTTCATCGACGACGCGGAGGGCTTCGACGACGCGGACGGGGCGATCGCCGGGCTGCTCTCCGCCGGCCGGCCGGAGCTGCACGTGGTCGTGGCCGGGCGGGCGGACGCGTTGCGGTCGCTCTACGGGCACTGGACGCAGACCATCCGGCGGTCCAAGGCCGGGCTGCTGCTGCGGCCCAACATCGACCTGGACGGGGATCTGCTGGGCGTGACGCTGCCGCGGCGGGCGCCGGTGCGCCTCGGGGTGGGCCGCGGTTACCTGATTCACAACGGGGAGTGGGACATCGTGCAGGCCGCCGTTGTGCTGAATGACCATGATGGTGGTCATGAGTGA
- a CDS encoding serine hydrolase domain-containing protein — translation MSDLAGLTEEAVAALTPKRPCVVVAAIAGDEVVVRGSAGVDGTTRFEIGSVTKVFTALTLASRVQAGALTLDQPLGDLLPVPDGCRITLRQLATHTSGLPRLPPGMLLDALLHPGKRDPYAHCSADFLLGALGRTRRRAPGKVRYSNFGAGLLGLALTRHAGLDFDGLVTAELGSPLSLTGTATAGPAVQGHRRNGRPAAPWHLNALAGAGGLRSTADDLVRFVRAHLGESPLSGTVRLALSVEERANPFLTVHLGWMSRRLKDDRRQYFHNGGTGGFTSFVGFDPAAGAGVVALSATARSVDGPAVKLLTALGAAG, via the coding sequence ATGAGTGATCTTGCTGGGCTGACCGAGGAAGCCGTCGCGGCACTGACGCCGAAACGGCCGTGCGTGGTGGTGGCCGCGATCGCCGGTGACGAGGTGGTGGTCCGCGGGTCGGCCGGGGTGGACGGGACGACCCGGTTCGAGATCGGCTCGGTCACCAAGGTGTTCACCGCGCTCACCCTGGCCAGCCGGGTGCAGGCCGGCGCGCTGACCCTCGATCAGCCGCTCGGCGATCTGCTGCCGGTGCCGGACGGGTGCCGGATCACGCTGCGGCAGCTGGCGACGCACACCTCGGGGCTGCCGCGGCTGCCACCCGGGATGCTGCTGGACGCGCTGCTGCATCCGGGCAAGCGCGATCCGTACGCGCACTGCTCCGCCGACTTCCTGCTGGGGGCGCTCGGCCGGACCCGGCGACGGGCGCCGGGGAAGGTCCGCTACTCCAACTTCGGCGCCGGGTTGCTGGGGCTGGCGCTGACCCGCCACGCCGGGCTCGACTTCGACGGGTTGGTCACGGCTGAGCTGGGCTCACCGCTCTCCTTGACCGGTACGGCCACCGCCGGCCCGGCCGTCCAGGGCCACCGGCGCAACGGCCGCCCGGCGGCGCCCTGGCACCTGAACGCGCTGGCCGGCGCGGGCGGCCTCCGGTCCACCGCCGACGACCTGGTCCGCTTCGTCCGGGCTCACCTGGGCGAGTCGCCGCTGTCCGGGACTGTCCGGCTGGCGCTGTCGGTGGAGGAGCGGGCCAACCCGTTCCTGACCGTGCACCTGGGATGGATGTCGCGGCGACTCAAGGACGATCGCCGGCAGTACTTCCACAACGGCGGGACCGGCGGGTTCACCTCGTTCGTGGGCTTCGACCCGGCGGCCGGGGCCGGGGTGGTGGCGTTGAGCGCGACGGCGCGCTCGGTGGACGGGCCGGCGGTGAAGCTGCTGACCGCGCTGGGCGCCGCCGGCTGA
- a CDS encoding DUF6531 domain-containing protein: protein MGTSSARPDDLDDFVRGSRAADDELRTHDTRVRSAYGEFSDGNKWGHFDASSLITAFGNYIVLNGIDADWVAAIAKAFRAAGGDGDISRLPDAAIAASLKAAGLTEGRTSLTFDAPVAYGFPPTSGFADDPVNTASGNFVHKVSDLPGFSRVYNSRSTVVGAFGPGWSSWADVRLRASSDGVAYTGPDGQAAFFGRQGAGYGRVVGINATVEPVDDGLELRWFDGRVWRFDATGRIRSADRLTFGYTDGRLTSVDDVPISWTGDRITAVGLVPFVYDGFLTDDGTYTYTVEDGRITAVTDADGVVHVRNTYDADGRVLTQVSRFGRESRYVYLPGHVTVVGETDVYVHDDRGRLLSVTDAHGHTLSRTYDEWGNPVTVTDRDGSVVTMRWDDRGRLLRRGAFDYTYDELGRLVAVTAGTGASFRYRYAGADRIPAEVVDGEGGVTRLDVRDGLVHRVTDPDGVTLDFGFDDSRRLLSATDALGHVARLERDDRGRVTAAISPLGRRTVYRYDDRGRLAERVGPGGATWRYEYSPGGRLLAVTDPGGARRTTEFGPHGETSAVIDVFGERTTMDYDDNGNLARVVLPGGAKWDFSHDALSRLTAATDPAGATWLREYDATGTLTATVDPAGVRRSAVLDRDGRIAAVNDGLTGSAFEYDALGRATAHLRPDGTGAHAEYDRCGRRTTVIGPDGGRSRIEYTPAGRVARTVSPAGRVTVFEYDAAGRPSSRTDGAGRRVDFRYDADGMLVAVVRGELQESYEYGPDGHLVAQTTADGSRFVLAHDAAGRITAVTDPTGGTRRFEFDAAGRMTAAIDPLGGRTTYQHHPRGWVTTVTDPLGAVTTFGYDEVGRLTERIDPLGRRTTTEYDPAGRMLARTDGSGRTLRWSYDPSGRIVTITAGDGATLTFRRDRLGRPVSAEEGGRRVDLGWDPAGRLISRSRGGLTVRHGYDRDGLPITLTRPDGSVVTYRYDEGGALAAAGEITLRRDALGRLIRADGGDTTMTWEYAGGLPASYVCEGPSGRRTAHLSHDAAGRVVDDGTRTYRYDAAGQLITAGDTEFRYDRAGRLVHDGASVYAYDTAGQLISRGGTVFEYDGAGRRTREGDRRYVWDGLGRLSAVDDLTLRHDPFGELAEVAGQAVFWEPGAAGMPCWLGDRPVTGPGTPWTVGATPLTPDWQGTPGDRDAWGAPAGTEPGIGYRGELEFAGLVWLRHRVYDPSARAFLSTDPLPPSAGTAVAGNPYHYAGNDPVGHADPLGLRPVSDADLRAYRDEMSSGFFEDAGEWVGENWEYIAAGAMVVGGIAVMATGVGGPIGAAMIGGALLSMGASTGIQKATTGEVDWGQVAVQGLIGAAGGGLGAGAGMLAGGARFAATSPFVRGAIAGGAESLLGGAATRGFNGENPFDPRGLATDLLLGGVTGGVGGKLGAAKAQADDLVTVYRFHTAADPRTLQSNLNLESAAVQASVRGALDTPAKIAARAEAHMRGATQRSPFVSLLLDTNAGANTTDDWLRKIITGHPKHLADVMHVRQAPDMSTFRIPRSQLIFPDASNALSRAETEVVYHGEDLVKHIVDTIPNPFMKP from the coding sequence ATGGGGACCAGTTCGGCACGTCCTGACGACCTGGACGACTTCGTACGCGGCAGCCGGGCGGCCGACGACGAGCTGCGCACCCACGACACCCGGGTGCGCAGCGCCTACGGCGAGTTCTCCGACGGCAACAAGTGGGGGCACTTCGACGCGTCGTCGCTGATCACCGCGTTCGGCAACTACATCGTGCTGAACGGGATCGACGCCGACTGGGTGGCCGCGATCGCCAAGGCGTTCCGGGCCGCGGGCGGGGACGGGGACATCAGCCGGCTCCCGGACGCGGCCATCGCCGCCAGCCTCAAGGCCGCCGGGCTCACCGAGGGCCGCACGTCGCTGACCTTCGACGCACCCGTCGCGTACGGATTCCCGCCCACCAGCGGGTTCGCCGACGACCCGGTCAACACGGCGAGCGGGAACTTCGTACACAAAGTGTCTGATCTTCCGGGGTTCTCCCGGGTCTACAACAGCCGGTCCACGGTGGTCGGCGCGTTCGGGCCGGGCTGGTCGTCGTGGGCGGACGTCCGGTTGCGGGCGTCGAGCGACGGCGTCGCCTACACCGGGCCGGACGGGCAGGCGGCGTTCTTCGGCCGGCAGGGCGCCGGCTACGGACGGGTCGTCGGGATCAACGCCACCGTGGAGCCGGTCGACGACGGCCTGGAGCTGCGCTGGTTCGACGGCCGGGTCTGGCGCTTCGACGCGACCGGCCGGATCCGCAGCGCCGACCGGCTCACCTTCGGCTACACCGACGGCCGGCTGACCAGCGTGGACGACGTCCCGATCAGCTGGACCGGGGACCGGATCACGGCGGTCGGCCTGGTCCCCTTCGTCTACGACGGCTTCCTGACCGACGACGGCACCTACACCTACACCGTCGAGGACGGCCGGATCACCGCGGTCACCGACGCCGACGGCGTCGTCCACGTCCGGAACACCTACGACGCCGACGGCCGGGTGCTCACCCAGGTCTCCCGGTTCGGCCGGGAGAGCCGCTACGTCTACCTCCCCGGCCACGTCACCGTGGTCGGCGAGACCGACGTCTACGTGCACGACGACCGGGGCCGGCTGCTGTCCGTCACCGACGCGCACGGACACACGCTGAGCCGCACCTACGACGAGTGGGGCAACCCGGTGACGGTCACCGACCGTGATGGGTCGGTGGTGACGATGCGCTGGGACGACCGGGGGAGGTTGTTGCGGCGCGGCGCGTTCGACTACACCTACGACGAGTTGGGCCGCCTGGTCGCGGTCACGGCCGGCACCGGGGCGTCGTTCCGGTACCGCTACGCCGGCGCCGACCGCATCCCCGCCGAGGTGGTGGACGGGGAGGGCGGTGTCACCCGGTTGGACGTGCGCGACGGCCTGGTCCATCGGGTCACCGATCCGGACGGGGTCACCCTCGACTTCGGCTTCGACGACTCGCGCCGCCTGCTCAGCGCCACCGACGCGCTCGGCCACGTCGCTCGGCTGGAACGCGACGACCGCGGCCGGGTCACCGCCGCGATCAGCCCGCTGGGACGCCGCACGGTCTATCGGTACGACGACCGCGGCCGCCTCGCCGAGCGGGTCGGTCCGGGCGGCGCGACGTGGCGCTACGAGTACTCCCCCGGCGGCCGGCTGCTGGCCGTGACCGATCCCGGCGGCGCCCGGCGGACCACCGAGTTCGGTCCGCACGGCGAGACCTCCGCGGTGATCGACGTGTTCGGCGAGCGCACCACGATGGACTACGACGACAACGGCAACCTGGCCCGGGTGGTCCTGCCCGGCGGCGCGAAATGGGACTTCAGCCACGACGCGCTGTCCCGGCTGACCGCCGCCACCGACCCGGCCGGGGCGACCTGGCTGCGCGAGTACGACGCGACCGGCACCTTGACCGCGACGGTGGATCCGGCCGGAGTCCGCCGCAGCGCGGTCCTGGACCGCGACGGCCGGATCGCCGCGGTGAACGACGGGCTCACCGGCAGCGCGTTCGAGTACGACGCGCTCGGCCGCGCCACCGCCCACCTGCGGCCGGACGGGACCGGCGCGCACGCGGAGTACGACCGCTGCGGTCGCCGGACCACGGTGATCGGGCCGGACGGCGGGCGGAGCCGGATCGAGTACACCCCGGCGGGGCGGGTCGCCCGCACCGTGTCGCCCGCCGGGCGGGTGACCGTTTTCGAGTACGACGCGGCGGGCCGCCCGTCGTCCCGCACCGACGGCGCGGGACGGCGCGTCGACTTCCGCTACGACGCCGACGGCATGCTGGTCGCGGTCGTCCGCGGCGAACTCCAGGAGTCCTACGAGTACGGCCCGGACGGCCACTTGGTCGCACAGACCACCGCGGACGGCAGCCGATTCGTCCTGGCCCACGACGCGGCCGGCCGGATCACCGCGGTCACCGACCCGACCGGCGGCACCCGGCGCTTCGAGTTCGACGCCGCCGGCCGGATGACCGCCGCGATCGACCCGCTCGGCGGCCGCACCACCTACCAGCACCATCCCCGCGGCTGGGTCACCACGGTCACCGATCCGCTCGGCGCGGTGACCACCTTCGGGTACGACGAGGTGGGCCGCCTGACCGAGCGGATCGACCCGCTCGGGCGGCGCACCACGACCGAATACGATCCGGCCGGACGGATGCTCGCGCGGACCGACGGCTCCGGGCGGACGCTCCGCTGGTCCTACGACCCGTCCGGACGAATCGTCACGATCACGGCCGGCGACGGGGCGACGCTCACCTTCCGTCGCGACCGGTTGGGTCGGCCGGTGTCCGCGGAGGAGGGCGGCCGGCGCGTCGACCTCGGGTGGGACCCGGCCGGCCGGCTGATCTCCCGCAGCCGCGGCGGGCTGACCGTCCGGCACGGCTACGACCGGGACGGCCTGCCGATCACCCTGACCCGGCCGGACGGGTCGGTGGTCACCTACCGGTACGACGAGGGTGGCGCACTCGCCGCGGCCGGCGAGATCACGCTGCGCCGCGATGCCCTCGGCCGCCTGATCCGGGCCGACGGCGGCGACACCACGATGACCTGGGAATATGCTGGAGGGCTGCCCGCGTCGTACGTCTGCGAAGGCCCATCCGGGCGGCGTACCGCCCACCTCTCGCACGACGCCGCCGGGCGTGTCGTCGACGACGGAACGCGCACCTACCGGTATGACGCGGCGGGACAGCTGATCACCGCCGGTGACACCGAGTTCCGGTACGACCGGGCCGGCCGGCTGGTCCACGACGGCGCCTCGGTCTACGCCTACGACACCGCCGGGCAGCTGATCAGCAGAGGCGGGACCGTCTTCGAGTACGACGGAGCCGGCCGCCGCACCCGCGAGGGCGACCGCCGGTACGTCTGGGACGGTCTCGGGCGGCTGTCCGCGGTGGACGACCTGACGCTGCGCCACGACCCGTTCGGGGAACTCGCCGAGGTCGCCGGGCAGGCGGTGTTCTGGGAGCCCGGGGCGGCCGGCATGCCCTGCTGGCTCGGCGACCGCCCGGTGACCGGCCCGGGCACGCCCTGGACGGTCGGCGCGACGCCGCTGACCCCGGACTGGCAGGGTACGCCCGGCGACCGGGACGCCTGGGGCGCTCCGGCCGGCACCGAACCGGGCATCGGCTATCGCGGGGAGCTGGAATTCGCCGGGCTGGTCTGGCTGCGCCACCGCGTCTACGACCCGTCGGCCCGCGCGTTCCTCAGCACCGACCCGCTGCCGCCGTCGGCCGGCACCGCGGTCGCCGGGAACCCCTACCACTACGCCGGGAACGACCCGGTCGGGCACGCCGACCCGCTCGGCCTGCGCCCGGTCAGCGATGCCGACCTGCGCGCCTACCGCGACGAGATGTCCAGCGGCTTCTTCGAGGACGCCGGCGAATGGGTCGGCGAGAACTGGGAGTACATCGCCGCGGGCGCGATGGTGGTCGGTGGCATCGCGGTGATGGCGACCGGCGTCGGCGGCCCGATCGGCGCCGCGATGATCGGCGGCGCGCTGCTGAGCATGGGCGCCAGCACCGGCATCCAGAAGGCCACCACCGGCGAGGTGGACTGGGGCCAGGTCGCGGTCCAGGGCCTGATCGGCGCGGCCGGTGGCGGGCTCGGCGCGGGCGCGGGCATGCTCGCGGGCGGCGCCCGGTTCGCCGCCACCAGCCCGTTCGTCCGTGGCGCGATCGCCGGCGGCGCGGAGAGCCTGCTCGGCGGCGCGGCCACCCGCGGCTTCAACGGCGAGAACCCGTTCGACCCGCGGGGGCTCGCCACCGACCTGCTGCTCGGCGGCGTCACCGGCGGGGTCGGCGGCAAGCTGGGCGCGGCGAAGGCGCAGGCCGACGACCTGGTGACGGTGTACCGCTTCCACACCGCGGCCGACCCGCGCACCCTGCAGTCGAACCTCAATCTGGAGTCGGCGGCGGTGCAGGCCAGCGTGCGCGGCGCTCTGGACACCCCGGCGAAGATCGCTGCCCGGGCGGAGGCGCACATGCGGGGCGCGACCCAGCGGAGTCCGTTCGTCAGCCTGTTGCTGGACACGAACGCCGGGGCGAACACCACCGACGACTGGCTCCGGAAGATCATCACCGGGCACCCGAAACACCTCGCCGACGTCATGCACGTGCGACAGGCGCCGGACATGAGCACCTTCCGGATACCCCGCTCACAGCTGATCTTCCCGGACGCCTCCAACGCGCTGTCGCGGGCGGAGACCGAGGTCGTGTATCACGGAGAGGATCTCGTCAAGCACATCGTCGACACCATCCCGAACCCGTTCATGAAGCCCTGA
- a CDS encoding WXG100-like domain-containing protein, giving the protein MDNKEDNQQGTTMVDLRGISEDVPFDWDAADRLATQLRSAADACEGQISRRTSLASHASQEWRGVYGRQFGGRMDICTGDARRLATAMRTAANQVDELARLAREEQDRREKARAWAAEQEDESFLEKVGDFFLGEDEDDLPPIPPPVTPPHYTVAAPTAPSRE; this is encoded by the coding sequence GTGGACAACAAAGAGGACAACCAGCAGGGGACGACGATGGTCGATCTACGGGGGATTTCCGAGGACGTTCCGTTCGACTGGGACGCGGCCGACCGGCTGGCCACCCAGCTGCGTTCCGCCGCCGACGCCTGCGAGGGCCAGATCTCCCGGCGCACCTCGCTCGCCTCGCACGCGTCGCAGGAGTGGCGCGGTGTCTACGGCCGGCAGTTCGGCGGCCGGATGGACATCTGCACCGGTGACGCCCGCCGGCTGGCCACCGCCATGCGCACCGCGGCCAACCAGGTGGACGAGCTGGCCCGGCTGGCCCGCGAGGAGCAGGACCGCCGGGAGAAGGCCCGGGCCTGGGCCGCGGAGCAGGAGGACGAGAGCTTCCTGGAGAAGGTGGGTGACTTCTTCCTGGGCGAGGACGAGGACGATCTGCCACCGATCCCGCCGCCGGTCACCCCACCGCACTACACCGTGGCGGCCCCGACCGCGCCGTCCCGGGAGTGA
- a CDS encoding pyrophosphorylase produces MPGRVLSTDQAKTSIQQVQAIINGGLTDQISQLDAQGKMLSNPDVWDGPLAQQFRDQTWPETKAALDKAKQELDQLREQLQKIAQNIMTAGGGS; encoded by the coding sequence ATGCCGGGACGAGTACTCTCGACTGATCAGGCCAAGACGTCTATCCAGCAGGTTCAAGCGATCATCAACGGCGGGCTCACCGACCAGATATCGCAGCTCGACGCGCAGGGGAAGATGCTGTCCAACCCGGATGTCTGGGACGGTCCGCTGGCTCAGCAGTTCCGCGATCAGACGTGGCCGGAGACCAAGGCCGCCCTCGACAAGGCCAAACAGGAATTGGATCAATTGCGCGAGCAGTTGCAGAAGATCGCGCAGAACATCATGACCGCAGGCGGCGGATCATAA